The following is a genomic window from Strix aluco isolate bStrAlu1 chromosome 3, bStrAlu1.hap1, whole genome shotgun sequence.
GTGTTTATAGGGGCGCTCCGCAGCCCCTGTGTCTCTGGGGACAGCCCGACCCCCTGAGACACAAGCGCTCCTTAAAgaataatgggggggggggggggggggggggaggaattatTGCGGTGCCCGGTCGGGGCTGCCAGCGGATTCGTGtgttagttttgggtttttccttttttttaaaaaaaaaaaatatttttctcaataaAAATAACTACCTACCAAAttcaccttcccccccccccgcccccccggctcCGTCGGGAAAGAATAAATATTTCGCTCTCCACCGTGGGAGCCCGAGCCTGAAGAACGACCGCAGcgagagagggaaaaaataaacccaaactccTCTCCTCCCGAAACCCGCCGGCCCCAAAGCCCCGTTTTTAGCTACGCTGGCGACGAAGCTGTCCCGTAAATAAAGAGCCGGCAGACTCTGCATCATCCTTTAATATTTACTCTTTTGAAGGTTAGGTAGGGCAGAGGTAACAAACTTTGAacgattttttttcctcctccccttttccATCCTCTTCCCTGCCCGGTTTTATGTGGTTTCTGGATTAATCTAGTGCGGGGCAGAAGCGGACTTTTCCCGGCCGAAATATAGGATTAGGACTATTTCTAGAAGAAAGAGGATAGTGTGAACTGCCTTTAGCCTGCAATAGTCTAAAGCAGAATTACAGCTTGTAAAATAGGTCTCCATCAGTTTCCCAGGAGACGAGTTAAGCCCTACTTGGGTGTTCCAGCTCTTTTTAGAACCAGCAATAATTAGACTCATCTCACCCCCGAGTTGTccggtgttggttttttttgaggggggagtgttttgggtttttttttttaagatcatcCATAAATGCACTTTTGCCGCCAATCCCGCCGGCGggcgcgggcagggcaggcagagccggCAGCTGCCCGCACCGCCGTTACCGGGGGAGGAGGCAGGCTCCGGGGGCGTTTGGGCGAGGGCAGTGAGCTCTCCTTTGCCCAGCGTGGCTAGCGCGGAGCTTCCCCACCAAACCGCTGGCCGTGCCATCTTCTTTGTGCTTTGATGTCTTTTGAGCCATCACTGCATGTCATTAGGGGGCCCGAACAATTAAAAGAAGTGCCTTTTCCCCCCTCGCGTATGGgaagtcaggggaaaaaaaataaaaatataaataagtgaGGGAAGGCGAGCCGCTCGGTCCCCCCgaaaaataaagctgtatttgGGGGGGAAATTAACGGTCGAAACGGAGCCCAGCGCTCTGCTCCGCTCTTGGCCGGGGAAACGGCTCGGTACCCCCCGGGGAGGGATGCTCGGGATGCctcggggccggggctgggccctTTCCACTCGCGTCTCCCTCCCTGCGCGGGCGACAGGCGCTTAATGACAAGTAATTGGCGAGCACGTAGAGCTGTATTACGAGCGGGCCGGGCTGTTATGAATTATTGAGAGCCCATTAGCGGCCGTGCGCCTTCCCCTCTTGCCGGAGAGATGTAACCTGTCACAGCAGCGGGGACACGCACCCACCCGCGCCCGCCCTCGCCTTCCCGGGCTCGGAGACCCTGCCACCGGAGCGAGGACCCGGCCCCGGGGCCAcgtccccctccccgggccctACAGCCCCCGCGAGAAGCatcccggcggccgccgccccggtCTTTCGCGCCGTGGGCGACGCCACTCGTGTCCGTGTCCGGTGCGGGTGTCAGAGCGGGCGAGCCTCGGGAAGGGTCGCCGTCCCTGCCAAAACTCCCGTTTTCCCCTGTAACGAGGAAATACAGgcgggggggattttttttttcccttatttttttttttccccttatttttttttgccCACGCGGGTGCAGGCAGCCGGGCCGGGTCCTGCCCGCTGGCACCGGCAGCGGCACGGGCAGCGGCGCTTTGCCGGTGTCACGGACACAGGACAAATGCCCCTCCGCGGAGTGGACACGGTGTGGTCGCTCCCAGCCCGGAACAAAAGAGTATCACGGAGCGGGGGAGCAtaacgggggcgggggggaaagagcgggaaataaaaggtaaaaaaaaaaaataaaggtaaaaaccAAGTGTCCGTCTCGGAGGAGCGAGAGAAGGGCAGGAATCTGGCCCTGCACGTCGCCGTCCCTCTCCCACCCTCCTCCGTCCCAGCCACAACGACTCGCCCCCTCTGCGAGGGATTTGGGGGCTGAAACGGGCAGGAACGGCGCTGCGAGCCGGTCCGGCCCCGGCCGCACCCCGCTCCCGCACGGGctgctccccccgcacccccaaagAACAtcccttttctcccctcccctcctcgcCGTCGCGCTTTTCCCTACTCAAACGGCTCCTCGGCTGGGAGAGGAGCGGCGGGGTCAGGACCCAGCCAAAACTCGGGGCCGAGGCGGTGGGgagcatccatccatccatccatccatccatccatccatccatccatccctccctccctccctccctccctccatccatccatccatccccccCCGGTCTCCCCGACTGCTTCCTTCGCCCCACTCTTCTCCCCGCCGGCCCTAAAgcgagctggggaggaggaggaggaggagggaggaagggaagctGAAGGTGGGGATTAAAATAGAAGGAGAAGCAGGAGAAGGAGCGGCGGGTGTCACCTACCTGCGCCCCGGCCGCCGGCCCGGCTCTGCGGGAGCTGGAAGCATCCCGGCATTTATTGGAGCTGAAACTGTGCTACTGTTGACTTTAGCACAAAGCAAAGATTTCGCTGCCCGCTagtttaaaaatgaatattttaccAAGATATCGATCAGCTTTATAAAATTCAGTTAAGCACAATGGCTCAAAAGGAgagcggggggtgggggggaaggaaagggacGCAATATAATATCTGTGTAAATTTGCTGAAGTATGACGTGGTGTTGAAAGTTTACCCTCCTGGAATTTGGATCTAgattttccccccctttttctccccccccttttttttttttttgtttactgacTTTGTTTATTCACAGATCACGGTTGCTTAAACCGGCAGGAGCAGAATGCACTTGCAGCAAGGCTGGGGGCGGGCGGGTTGTGTGGGGAGGGGGCGAgagaaaaatgccagaaaaagaaataacGTCTaatgtggggatttttttccttctcccccccacccccccactcccttaAGCCCCCATCCTTGCATTTCAGCGTGAAGCCGGCCATACGaaggggaaaattaatttaaaaaaaaaaaaaaaaaaaaggcgaggTGGGGGGAAAGACCTGCTTCTGGAGCGGGATGCAAACGGCACCttgcggggccggggcggcggggagcgggggggggagcgcggcgggaggcggggggcggcagcGCCTGTCACCCTCTCCCCAAACCGGCGGCACCCCCACGCCCGTGCTCCTTCCCCGCGGGAGCCTTTTATGTGCTAATGAAACACATTGCATGCCTTGGTTCACAACGTGTGTGTCCTTGCTGTATAGAGACGGACAGATTTCTGGCTGGatccctgttttgtttttgggacggggttttttttttgtcgtttctttttttttttttttcttctctctctcccctcccgtctctccccttctcctcttttctcttcccgCGGACAATGCGGAATTTTAAGAAGGATTTGAATGTTATTTCGGAAAGTAACATCTATGACTGCCATAAACGCGTGGGAAAAACAACAAGTGGTTGGGAAGACGGGCAGGGTATTTACGGTGGGgaacggggaggggggaggaataaatgaaaataagctCTGGGGTGTCGCTGGGGCGGCCGGAGGGCTCCGCTCCCGGGCCGGGCCGTGAGGTgttgaaagacaaaataaaaaactttCCGTTTTTTTCGCCGCGGGTTTATCCCCTCGGCGGAGGTACCGGCGTGTctccccggcccgccccgggATGCGCTGCCTCTCCGACCCCCAATCCACCTCCCCAATTAACGCTGCCCGGTAATTGCGAAGCGAGAACTCTCGCGGCGAGGCCGGCCGTTCCGTCCAGGGTCCCGTGCAGAGTGGTTTTGCTCTCCCCGCTCCCGACCCCCAAGTTTTGCGGGGGAACAGTGGCTCCCCGACCCCCGGGCCGCccctctccgcccccccccccacaccgACTGTGTCGAGCCCCCGCCGAGGGAAAGCGGCAGGGAGCTGCGGGCCGGCACCGCCGCGCCGTCGGGGCAGCACGGCCAGGGATGGCGGGGGGGTCCGGCGGGCCGGTGGAGGAGACGGGCGAGTCCCGACGGAACAgagatgcaggggaaaaaaaccgcCAATAACACTTTAATAGAGTTCTGTGAAAATCTGGCTAGTCGCTACCAGAATACACATTTATAAGCCATAAATAAAGCATACAGAAACGATAAATTAATCAGATCCAAGTAGTTTACTCTCCCGGTAACATCAAGCGTTTGTTTCAATTACAACGATCTATCctgccttttttttattattattttttttttggtagattttttactctttttttccccccctattttccccctttttacaACGTTACAAGACTTTTGGTCCTCGGATTCAAAACTAGCATGGATTTCACAATGAAGGAGGGTTTCGTTTtgtttgtagttttttttttcccccgtcacttccacacaaaaaaatagatatatttataCCTCCTTGCGACGACgacaacgaaaaaaaaaaaagcccaacagaaaccccccctctccccatcccctcgCCCCCAACCCGCCCCTCtccaccaaaacaaaccaccctaCAAGGCAAACCAAGGGAATcggcagcccccccccgggcaCAGGTGGCTTTGGtctgggggaggggggatgaCCAACATGCCTGCCCTTGGCGCACGCTGAGATGCTTGCAAGACACACGGCTGCTGTTTCCGAAACAGATGCAAACATCTGGAGccaacggggaaaaaaaaaaaaaaatatatatatatatgtatatgtaccgTGCTCTACAGCGTTCATAGTCCATCGCTCTGCTGGGGGGCTGCGCGGGAGTACGGGGGGCTTTCCCCCCTCGCCAGGGGAAGTTTTCCCCTCGCCCCTTTTAGGAGGAGTTCATGATGGGCCGGGAATACACACCTTGGTAATAAGAAGTCTCTCCGGCTAAAGGGGAGGACTCTAAGCCATTTTTGTTCGTTACGGGCCCCATGGCCAGGCTGCTGGGCATGGGCGAGGCGTAGCCCGAGTAGTGCATCACCTGCTCGTAGGCCTTCAGGTCcattttgtggtggtggtggtggtggtggtgagggtGGTGGTGTTGCTGCTCGGAGGAGGACATCAGGTTGTTGATGGAGAAGGGGTGGTTGAAGGCGTAGTGGTGCTCGGGCTTGAGATGGGCGTCATGGGGCAGGCCGGCATGTGGGGGGGCCAGGAGGTGCTGGGCTGGCGAGGCCGCTGGTTccccggggctcagccccggcGTGCCCTTCAAGTCAGCCAGGGCACGCTTGTGGTCCTGGCACGGCGAGGCACTGGCCGGGGACTCAGCGCCAGCTGAGCCCTCGGACCCCCCCGAGGAGCTGCCTTCCCCCAGAGGCTGGCTGGGGGGCTGCCCGGGCCCCTTCTTGCCCCCACCACCtgccccgccgcctgccccacCGCTGTCCTTGGCGGCCAACTGCTTCTCGCACTTGAAGCGCTTCTGGCGGCGCAGGTAGCAGCCGTTCTCAAACATGTTGCCTGAATCGGGGTGCAGGGTCCAGAAGGAGCCTTTGCCGGGCTTGTCCGGGGAGCGGGGCACCTTGAGGAAGCAGTCGTTGAAGGAGAGCGAGTGGCGGATGCTGTTCTGCCAGCGCTGCTGGTTCTGGCGGTAGAAGGGGAAGAGGTCCATGATCCACTGGTAGATCTCGCTCAGCGTCAGCATCTTGTTGGGTGACTGCTGGATGGCCATGGTGATGAGGGAGATATAGGAGTAGGGCGGCTTGGCATGTGTGTAGCTCCGCCGGTAGGTCTTGGGATCCCGTGAGCGGTTGAGGTTGGATTGCCCATAGATGGGGCTCATGGAGTTCATGTTAGTGTAGGGGGCCAGGGCGTTCATGGAGCCCGCTTGGCCTCCCATGGGGCTCATGCTGGGGCTCAGGTGGGTGCCCATACCTGCCACACCAGCCGAACCCATGCCGGGCATGGCCCCTGCGCCTGGGGACATGCCGGTGAGCGAGGGGCTCATGCCCGTGTTGGCGTAGGACATGTTCATGGAGGTGGCAGCCGTCATGTTGGCCGTGGTGCTCATGGCCGACATGGTCATATACGTGTTCATGCTGTTCATGCCCAGCCCTGCGTTCATGTTGCTCACCGAGGAATAGCTCTGCAGGGGCaagtgagagagaggaggggagatattgggggggggggggggaggacggggagGAGGCAGGTGGGTAGCCCCGTCGGGGACAAGGGCAGCCCAGCGTGCGGGGAGCGGTGCGgggacacccccagcccagcccagatcGCTGCCGGTGAGAGTCTCTGCAGCCCCGGGGCTCCGTGTCCCCCGGGGCAGGAAGGGTTAAATCCTGGAGCcgggggggggtgaggggtgtTGTTTTTCTcgttaatgaaaaacaaatatatatatatatatataaaaagagacGGGATGGCAGCAGGATCGGCGGATCCGTCCTGGAAAGTGGAgttggaggaaggggaagggacaTCCCTCCCCGGAGcgagaaaaatatctttttttgagggcgtgggggagggaggaagaaaaaaaatagctaacTGCCGCCCGGCAGCACCCCActgccccgcgccccccccgggTCCCCCCACCCGCTCTGTCCCCGCACCCCTGCCCGCAGCGGGCAGCGCCCGGGCTCAGCATTTGATGCCAAAGTTAATCTCGTCCCGGGGCTGGGACGGCGTGGGGGG
Proteins encoded in this region:
- the FOXA2 gene encoding hepatocyte nuclear factor 3-beta isoform X2 translates to MLGAVKMEGHEHTDWSNYYGEPESYSSVSNMNAGLGMNSMNTYMTMSAMSTTANMTAATSMNMSYANTGMSPSLTGMSPGAGAMPGMGSAGVAGMGTHLSPSMSPMGGQAGSMNALAPYTNMNSMSPIYGQSNLNRSRDPKTYRRSYTHAKPPYSYISLITMAIQQSPNKMLTLSEIYQWIMDLFPFYRQNQQRWQNSIRHSLSFNDCFLKVPRSPDKPGKGSFWTLHPDSGNMFENGCYLRRQKRFKCEKQLAAKDSGGAGGGAGGGGKKGPGQPPSQPLGEGSSSGGSEGSAGAESPASASPCQDHKRALADLKGTPGLSPGEPAASPAQHLLAPPHAGLPHDAHLKPEHHYAFNHPFSINNLMSSSEQQHHHPHHHHHHHHKMDLKAYEQVMHYSGYASPMPSSLAMGPVTNKNGLESSPLAGETSYYQGVYSRPIMNSS
- the FOXA2 gene encoding hepatocyte nuclear factor 3-beta isoform X1 encodes the protein MHSTSSMLGAVKMEGHEHTDWSNYYGEPESYSSVSNMNAGLGMNSMNTYMTMSAMSTTANMTAATSMNMSYANTGMSPSLTGMSPGAGAMPGMGSAGVAGMGTHLSPSMSPMGGQAGSMNALAPYTNMNSMSPIYGQSNLNRSRDPKTYRRSYTHAKPPYSYISLITMAIQQSPNKMLTLSEIYQWIMDLFPFYRQNQQRWQNSIRHSLSFNDCFLKVPRSPDKPGKGSFWTLHPDSGNMFENGCYLRRQKRFKCEKQLAAKDSGGAGGGAGGGGKKGPGQPPSQPLGEGSSSGGSEGSAGAESPASASPCQDHKRALADLKGTPGLSPGEPAASPAQHLLAPPHAGLPHDAHLKPEHHYAFNHPFSINNLMSSSEQQHHHPHHHHHHHHKMDLKAYEQVMHYSGYASPMPSSLAMGPVTNKNGLESSPLAGETSYYQGVYSRPIMNSS